The following DNA comes from Methanosarcina vacuolata Z-761.
GCAAACTTCCATGCACTGTCCGCAGCTTATACAGATATTGGGATCAATCATTGAGACTTCTCCCAGAAGAGAAGAAGCTCCTACAGGACAGATTTTAACACATTTCTGGCAGCCTATACACTTATCCTGAATAACATGCGGGCTTGTACTGAAATGCTGTTCCTTCTTGCCGGCTGCAGGTGCACAACCCATAGCGAGGTTCTTGATAGCTCCTCCAAAACCAGCTACTATATGCCCCTTGAAGTGGGACATCACAATCATAGAATCCGCAGCAGCAATATCCGCACCTATTTTTACGGACTTAAAATGTTTCTTCCCGATCTCCACATCTGCAACGTTCTGGCTTCTCAAACCGTCTGATATGATAAGCGGAGCCCTGACAACGGAATAATCAAAACCGTGTTCAATTGCAGTCGTCAGGTGGTCAACTGCATTATGCCGGCTGCCTGAATAAAGAGTATTTGTGTCCGTAACAAACGGTTTTGCTCCGGCTGCCCGGATTTTTTCTACGACCTGCCGCACAAAGACCGGATTTATATATCCGTCACTTCCGTACTCTCCAAAATGAATTTTGATTGCAGTCAGATCACCTTCTCCAAGGAGTTCAGCAAAACCTGCTTCGTCAAAAAGCTTCTGGATCTTGCTGATCGTATTCTCCTCTGGATTTCTTGCTCTGAGATCTGCAAAATAAACTTTACTTGCCATATCAGTGCCTCCTAAATCTGAATTAATGTTTTTATAAAACTGTGAAGTTAAAAAAGTGTTGTTCATTTTTAGGTATTGCGCTGTTTGTGCTCTGTTTAGAAAAAAATAGAGAGAACGAAAAACGCTGCTTCAGTAGATCAGCTTCAGTCGATTAAGAGCCTATCCGAAAAGTGGTTGCCTGTTATAACTTTTACAATATGCAATATGCAAAATCAGAACGGACGCCCGGATATTTAGACCTATTGTAACTTTTCGATATGCATTACTGAATTTTCGGATAGGCTCTAAAAATACACTTCATCTCACAGTTTTCCCATAGATTTCTTATATTTCTTAATATCCAACGCTATATTCTTCCATTTTTCCTTTTCAAGCCGTTTCAGCCCAATTTCTGCTTTTTTTGACTGGAATATGAGTTCTCCAGTTAATCTGTGATAACTGGCAAGCCGTTCCTCAGAAATAACCCCTTCCTCAACCGCCTTCAGGACAGCGCAGCCCGGCTCGTCGCGGTGAGTGCAGTCTTTAAACTTACAATTGCGGGCTGCGTCAACGATCTCGGAAAAAGCTTTCTCAAGCCCTTCTGCAGAGTCTCCGAGCTGTATTTCCCTGATCCCGGGGTTGTCTATAAGGACTGCTCCGTTTGGAAGCAGAAAGAGCTGGCGGACTGTTGTTGTATGCCTGCCTTTTTCATCGTCTTTCCGGATATCTCCGGTTTTCTGGACAGTTTCACCAAGAAAAGCGTTGATAAGCGTGGATTTTCCGACGCCTGAGGAACCGATTAATGCAACTGTTTCCCCAGGGTTGAGGTAAGGGCTAAGTTCGTCAAGCCCGGTTTTTGAAAGGGCGCTTAATGGAATAACCGGCACGTCACCTGCAATGGACCGGATTTTTTCTACCAGCCGGGTTGGGTTATCTTCAAGGTCGATTTTGTTAAGTAAAATCACAGGGTTTGCCCCGGAAGAATACACAATGGCAAGATACCTCTCAAGCCTTCGAAGGTTGAGGTCCTTACCAACCGACGTCACGATAAAAATGGTATCAAGGTTTGCAGCAATTACCTGCTCTCCGCTCCCGTCTCCTGCTGCTCCTCTTGAAAGGCAGGTCCTCCTGGGCAGGATATTCACAACCATGCGTGAGCCCAGTTCAGGCTGGTCAAGCAAAACGACAAAATCCCCTACCACCGGCTGCTTCCCAATTTTCAGAAGTGCACCTGAGATTCCAGCCTGTACGACAGCTCCAGAGACAAGGACCTCGCAGACCGTTTTATGCCTTGATGCAACTCTTCCGGGAGTGTAAGGGCCTTTGTAGGCAGAAAATGCCAGTTCAAGATCTTCGTTCCATCCTGGAATTTTATCGGCGTCAGAGTGAACTGAATTATGACCTGAATTTTCCGTTTCGCTATGATTGTTCATAAGATGGAAGTATCTGGTTAAATGGATAAATATTTTGATATCTTGTCCTGTAAAAATTCAATTGTGCCTGAAAATTCTTTCTTATTCCGGCTGAAAAAGTTCCCTGTTGGAGAACTGACTTCATTTTAAACTCTTTTTTTCTTTTCAAACTCTTTTTATAGTAAAGTGGCAAATTCAAAATAATGATCGATTCTGCATCTCTACGAATAATTGTAATTTTTATTGTCATTGTTATAGCCGTTTTACTTATATTCTCACGTTTAGGGAAAAGGCTCGATAAGGCTGACAAATGCATTAAAAGCTGTGCTAAAGAGGAAGAAAATGAGAGCGAAAATGAAAAAGAAGACGCAATGGCGATTGGACTTTCCCTTGGCATGTCATTTGGTTTGATACTTGGCCTTATGATGGACAATCTAACCCTGGGGATTGCTCTCGGACCTGCCCTTGGAATGGCTTTTGGAGCTTTATATGGGAAAAAAGAGAAGAAATAGTACGTGATTCAATCAGAGTGGAGATATAAGAGCAGTTGATCCGCTTATTCAAATGTTAGATGATTTTATACAAATACATATGTAAGAAAGTATTCAGCAGAAGATCTTAAGGGCCTATCTTTTCTTGAATTTTTCCTTTTAAAGTCGTTTAAGCCCAATTTCCGCTTTTTTGATTGGA
Coding sequences within:
- a CDS encoding DUF362 domain-containing protein — its product is MASKVYFADLRARNPEENTISKIQKLFDEAGFAELLGEGDLTAIKIHFGEYGSDGYINPVFVRQVVEKIRAAGAKPFVTDTNTLYSGSRHNAVDHLTTAIEHGFDYSVVRAPLIISDGLRSQNVADVEIGKKHFKSVKIGADIAAADSMIVMSHFKGHIVAGFGGAIKNLAMGCAPAAGKKEQHFSTSPHVIQDKCIGCQKCVKICPVGASSLLGEVSMIDPNICISCGQCMEVCPAGAITIDWEHDIPNFLECLTEYAYGAVKGKEGKVGYINFLLKITPDCDCVPWSDAPIVPDIGIIASKDPVALDQASYDLVNRQKGLVNSSLQCNHEAGADKFKGAWPMINGTHQLTYGEEIEFGSREYELVEI
- the rsgA gene encoding ribosome small subunit-dependent GTPase A, producing MNNHSETENSGHNSVHSDADKIPGWNEDLELAFSAYKGPYTPGRVASRHKTVCEVLVSGAVVQAGISGALLKIGKQPVVGDFVVLLDQPELGSRMVVNILPRRTCLSRGAAGDGSGEQVIAANLDTIFIVTSVGKDLNLRRLERYLAIVYSSGANPVILLNKIDLEDNPTRLVEKIRSIAGDVPVIPLSALSKTGLDELSPYLNPGETVALIGSSGVGKSTLINAFLGETVQKTGDIRKDDEKGRHTTTVRQLFLLPNGAVLIDNPGIREIQLGDSAEGLEKAFSEIVDAARNCKFKDCTHRDEPGCAVLKAVEEGVISEERLASYHRLTGELIFQSKKAEIGLKRLEKEKWKNIALDIKKYKKSMGKL